From the genome of Paraburkholderia flava, one region includes:
- a CDS encoding ArsR/SmtB family transcription factor, translated as MCPQPNIASTAFLIADPARANMLMALVAGRALPAGELAFAAGVTAQTASTHLAKLLDGGLVTVEREGRHRYYRLSGPHVALVLENLAAIDPVTPVRSRPLGREAQHLRFARCCYDHLAGQVGVAVTQALQRRGFIVPAPDKRFDVTPAGTAWFRHQGLDVDGRRGLARQCLDWTEREHHLAGPLGVQFMSTLCENGWMRKVSASRAVQVTPAGWAGLKVELGIEGRLGELLVAQ; from the coding sequence ATGTGCCCGCAACCGAATATCGCATCCACGGCGTTCCTGATCGCCGACCCTGCCCGCGCAAACATGCTGATGGCGCTCGTCGCGGGACGCGCGCTGCCGGCGGGCGAGCTGGCCTTTGCCGCAGGCGTGACTGCGCAGACGGCCAGCACGCATCTCGCGAAGCTGCTCGACGGCGGCCTCGTCACCGTCGAAAGGGAGGGACGGCATCGCTACTACCGGCTGTCCGGCCCGCACGTCGCGCTGGTGCTCGAAAACCTCGCCGCAATCGATCCCGTCACGCCCGTGCGCAGCAGGCCGCTCGGCCGCGAGGCGCAGCATCTGCGCTTCGCGCGCTGCTGCTACGACCATCTCGCCGGACAGGTGGGCGTCGCGGTCACGCAGGCGCTGCAACGGCGCGGCTTCATCGTGCCGGCGCCGGACAAGCGTTTCGATGTGACGCCCGCGGGCACCGCATGGTTTCGTCATCAGGGGCTCGACGTGGATGGGCGGCGCGGACTCGCGCGCCAGTGTCTCGACTGGACCGAACGCGAACATCACCTGGCTGGCCCGCTCGGCGTGCAGTTCATGAGCACGCTGTGCGAGAACGGCTGGATGCGCAAGGTGTCGGCGTCGCGCGCGGTGCAGGTGACGCCTGCGGGGTGGGCAGGGTTGAAGGTGGAGCTGGGGATCGAGGGGCGATTGGGAGAGTTGCTGGTCGCGCAGTAG
- a CDS encoding RidA family protein — protein MRQLISSGSPFEEQIGYSRAVVSGDWVFVSGTTGFDYASMTISDDIAEQTEQCLKNIEAALLQAGSDMRDVVRVTYVLPDGSEFEQCWPALKKYFGEVRPAAMMISAGLADPRMKIEIEVTALKNSRG, from the coding sequence GTGAGACAACTCATCAGCTCAGGTTCGCCCTTCGAAGAACAGATCGGCTATTCGCGTGCCGTGGTTTCCGGCGACTGGGTGTTCGTTTCGGGCACGACAGGTTTCGACTACGCATCGATGACGATCTCCGACGACATCGCCGAACAAACCGAACAGTGTCTGAAAAATATCGAGGCCGCGCTCCTGCAGGCGGGTTCCGACATGCGCGACGTCGTTCGCGTCACGTACGTGCTGCCCGACGGGTCCGAGTTCGAACAGTGCTGGCCTGCATTGAAAAAGTACTTCGGCGAGGTACGCCCCGCCGCGATGATGATTTCCGCAGGCCTCGCCGATCCGCGCATGAAGATCGAGATCGAAGTTACGGCGTTGAAGAACTCCCGGGGATGA
- a CDS encoding aspartate/glutamate racemase family protein, which yields MIRIACLHTAHSNIALFERAASAARRPLALRHEVRADLLERSERVGAMTPDIAAETDLALRALAEEADAVLLNCSTLGPAADAFAACSAIPVLRADAALAQHAVMQGKGGRVVVLCTVQTTLAPTTRTFANAVAASGSLDTTVDVRLVDGAWARFKAGDLPGYLASIAQAADEAYDHGTQVVAFAQASMSDAATRLRNGRIALDSPTAAIAAIVTALDAHTAR from the coding sequence ATGATCCGCATCGCCTGTCTGCACACCGCCCACAGCAATATCGCGCTGTTCGAGCGTGCCGCCTCGGCGGCGCGCCGTCCGCTCGCGTTGCGGCATGAGGTGCGCGCCGATCTGCTCGAACGCTCGGAACGGGTGGGCGCGATGACGCCCGACATCGCCGCCGAAACCGACCTCGCGCTACGCGCGCTCGCGGAAGAGGCGGATGCGGTACTTCTCAACTGCTCGACGCTCGGCCCCGCCGCCGATGCGTTCGCCGCGTGCTCTGCCATCCCGGTGTTGCGTGCCGATGCCGCGTTGGCCCAGCACGCAGTGATGCAAGGCAAAGGCGGTCGGGTCGTCGTGCTGTGCACCGTGCAGACGACGCTCGCCCCCACCACCCGCACATTCGCCAATGCGGTTGCCGCATCCGGTTCGCTGGACACCACCGTCGACGTGCGTCTCGTCGACGGTGCGTGGGCCCGCTTCAAGGCCGGCGATCTGCCGGGCTATCTCGCGTCGATCGCGCAAGCCGCCGACGAGGCGTACGACCATGGCACACAGGTCGTCGCGTTCGCGCAGGCCTCAATGTCAGACGCCGCGACACGTCTGCGTAACGGTCGCATCGCGCTCGACAGTCCCACTGCCGCGATCGCGGCGATCGTCACGGCCCTCGACGCACACACCGCACGCTGA
- a CDS encoding methyl-accepting chemotaxis protein, with protein sequence MRLHTTIRGGLAATIVGYTLLLMLVIVAGSAGLYSSNTAMSEMYRDDTASLLHLKTSSERLLQLRGGLGEVEQIISAGQPAKQQIARMHNLLTQSNRELDAYRGLHVPDAAEKPLADALQSAREQLLAKVFRLALQQLDQDNFVDFLGTMRDAPIALFSGYQDTLTALEEFQVKRQKARFDEAAARFHAMLWALGGAGAIALVIGVLAQRVLARAIVQPVQLAVDHFGRISAGDLTGAVAAQRDNEMGYLLNALKEMQNGLVETVRKVRASTEAIVHDARAISGGNLDLSVRTEQQAAALQQAAASMEQLTATVRQNADNARSASELATGASDIASRGGDVVKDVVATMDAISGSSSRIVGIVGTIEGIAFQTNILALNAAVEAARAGEQGRGFAVVASEVRNLAQRSAAAAKEIKELIGDSTRKVQDGSALVARAGSTMGEIVEAVRRVTAIMGEISLASAEQTTGIELINHTVTQMEETTQQNAALVEEASAAAISLEEQSRQLNDAVAVFRLNEDGGRPAR encoded by the coding sequence ATGCGCTTACACACCACCATCCGCGGCGGCCTCGCCGCGACGATCGTCGGCTATACGCTGCTGCTCATGCTCGTCATCGTGGCCGGCAGCGCCGGGCTCTACAGCAGCAACACGGCGATGAGCGAGATGTATCGCGACGACACCGCGTCGCTGCTGCATCTGAAGACGAGTTCCGAACGTCTGCTGCAATTGCGCGGCGGTCTCGGCGAAGTCGAGCAGATCATCAGCGCCGGGCAACCCGCGAAGCAGCAGATCGCGCGGATGCACAATCTGCTCACGCAGAGCAATCGTGAACTCGACGCGTACCGTGGCCTGCACGTACCCGATGCCGCCGAAAAACCGCTCGCCGACGCGTTGCAGTCGGCCCGCGAACAGCTGCTCGCGAAAGTATTCCGCCTCGCGCTGCAACAGCTCGATCAGGACAACTTCGTCGATTTTCTGGGCACGATGCGCGACGCGCCGATCGCACTGTTTTCCGGCTATCAGGACACGCTGACCGCGCTCGAGGAATTCCAGGTGAAGCGTCAGAAGGCGCGCTTCGACGAAGCCGCCGCACGCTTTCACGCGATGCTGTGGGCACTCGGCGGCGCCGGTGCCATCGCGCTCGTGATCGGCGTGCTCGCGCAGCGCGTGCTGGCACGCGCGATCGTGCAGCCGGTACAGCTCGCAGTCGATCATTTCGGCCGTATCTCGGCCGGCGATCTGACCGGCGCCGTCGCCGCGCAGCGCGACAACGAAATGGGTTATCTGCTGAATGCGTTGAAGGAGATGCAGAACGGTCTCGTCGAGACGGTGCGCAAGGTCCGCGCGAGCACCGAGGCGATCGTCCACGACGCGCGCGCGATTTCGGGCGGCAATCTGGATCTGTCGGTGCGTACCGAGCAGCAGGCGGCCGCGCTTCAGCAGGCCGCCGCGAGCATGGAGCAGTTGACCGCAACCGTGCGCCAGAACGCCGACAACGCGCGCAGCGCAAGCGAACTTGCGACTGGCGCATCGGACATTGCATCGCGCGGCGGCGACGTCGTGAAGGACGTCGTCGCGACGATGGATGCGATCTCGGGCAGTTCGAGCCGGATCGTCGGGATCGTGGGCACGATCGAGGGCATCGCGTTTCAGACCAACATCCTCGCGCTGAACGCGGCCGTCGAAGCCGCACGTGCAGGCGAACAGGGGCGCGGCTTCGCGGTGGTCGCGAGCGAAGTCCGCAATCTCGCGCAGCGCTCGGCCGCGGCGGCGAAGGAAATCAAGGAGCTGATCGGCGATTCGACGCGCAAGGTGCAGGACGGCAGCGCACTCGTCGCGCGCGCGGGTTCGACGATGGGAGAAATCGTCGAGGCGGTGCGTCGCGTGACGGCGATCATGGGCGAGATCAGCCTCGCGTCCGCCGAGCAGACCACCGGCATCGAACTCATCAACCACACGGTCACGCAGATGGAGGAAACCACGCAGCAGAATGCGGCGCTGGTCGAAGAGGCGTCGGCGGCGGCGATATCGCTCGAAGAGCAGAGCCGTCAGTTGAACGATGCGGTGGCGGTGTTCCGGTTGAACGAGGATGGGGGTCGACCGGCGCGGTGA
- a CDS encoding low affinity iron permease family protein — MGHKWFSRWFSRFASVLSQATGRPSTFVLATVLVIVWAATGPVFHYSDTWQLVINTSTTIVTFLMVFLIQNTQNRDTAAMQIKLDELIRALDGAHNALLDLEEMEEKDLTRFRKSYAALAKEARGALREGGTDTDCPFVDHHDEDRDKDEDDRK; from the coding sequence ATGGGCCACAAATGGTTTTCCCGCTGGTTTTCCCGCTTCGCCAGCGTGCTATCGCAGGCCACCGGACGACCGTCGACCTTCGTCCTCGCGACGGTGCTGGTGATCGTCTGGGCGGCGACCGGACCGGTCTTCCACTACAGCGATACGTGGCAACTGGTGATCAACACGTCGACGACGATCGTCACGTTCCTGATGGTGTTCCTGATCCAGAACACGCAGAACCGCGACACCGCCGCGATGCAGATCAAGCTCGACGAACTGATCCGTGCACTCGACGGCGCGCACAACGCGTTGCTCGATCTGGAGGAAATGGAGGAGAAGGATTTGACGCGCTTTCGCAAGAGCTACGCAGCGCTGGCGAAGGAGGCACGCGGCGCGTTACGTGAAGGTGGAACGGACACGGATTGTCCGTTTGTCGACCATCACGACGAGGACCGCGATAAAGATGAAGACGACCGTAAGTGA
- a CDS encoding 6,7-dimethyl-8-ribityllumazine synthase: MNTTTTFESHAVAASSGNRPRLAFVQACWHRDIVDQCKTSFLQSIQKYGYTSDDIDLYEVPGAFEIPLHAKRLAQSGRYAGIVAAGLVVDGGIYRHDFVATAVIDGLMQVQLETGTPVFSAVLTPHHFHNSDEHVGFFREHFVVKGAEVAHACAETVSRLAALPVN, translated from the coding sequence ATGAACACCACTACCACCTTTGAATCACACGCAGTCGCCGCTTCGTCCGGCAACCGTCCGCGTCTTGCTTTCGTGCAGGCCTGCTGGCATCGCGATATCGTCGATCAGTGCAAGACATCGTTCCTGCAGTCGATCCAGAAGTACGGCTATACCTCCGACGATATCGATCTGTACGAAGTCCCCGGCGCGTTCGAAATCCCGCTGCATGCGAAGCGTCTCGCGCAGAGCGGTCGTTATGCGGGGATTGTCGCGGCGGGTCTCGTCGTCGACGGCGGCATCTATCGTCACGACTTCGTCGCGACCGCCGTCATCGACGGTTTGATGCAGGTACAGCTGGAAACCGGCACGCCGGTGTTTTCGGCGGTGCTCACGCCGCATCACTTCCACAACAGCGACGAGCACGTCGGTTTCTTCCGCGAGCACTTCGTCGTGAAGGGCGCGGAAGTGGCGCACGCGTGCGCCGAGACCGTGAGCCGGCTCGCCGCGCTGCCGGTGAACTAA
- a CDS encoding glucose 1-dehydrogenase gives MAYEAKRFVNKVVVVTGGSRGIGLGIAERFAQEGAKVCVSANEKSVHDAAARLREAGCDAIAVEADVTSKSDVTALYDEVAAKLGEVDISVQNAGVITIAKLPDLTEAEWDKVLAVNTKGVFLCCQEAATRMLRAGKGGRLINTASGQARQGFVYTPHYAASKFGVLGITQSLAKELAPTGITVNAFCPGIITTDMWAYNDEAWGKLLGDYKPGELMAEWVENIPMKRAGSGADVAGLVAFLASDDASYITGQTINVDGGMFMS, from the coding sequence GTGGCATACGAAGCAAAGCGGTTCGTGAACAAGGTGGTGGTCGTGACGGGCGGCAGTCGTGGCATCGGGCTCGGCATCGCTGAGCGTTTCGCGCAGGAAGGCGCGAAGGTCTGCGTGTCGGCGAACGAAAAGAGCGTGCACGACGCGGCCGCGCGTCTGCGCGAAGCGGGCTGCGACGCGATCGCGGTCGAAGCGGACGTGACGAGCAAAAGCGACGTCACCGCGCTGTACGACGAGGTCGCGGCGAAGCTCGGCGAAGTCGACATCTCGGTGCAGAACGCGGGCGTGATCACGATCGCGAAGCTGCCCGATCTGACCGAGGCCGAATGGGACAAGGTGCTCGCGGTGAACACGAAAGGCGTGTTCCTGTGCTGCCAGGAAGCCGCGACGCGGATGCTGCGCGCCGGCAAGGGCGGCCGCCTGATCAATACCGCGTCGGGACAGGCACGTCAGGGCTTCGTCTACACGCCGCACTACGCGGCGAGCAAGTTCGGCGTGCTCGGCATCACGCAGAGTCTCGCGAAGGAACTGGCGCCGACCGGCATCACCGTGAACGCGTTTTGCCCCGGCATCATCACCACCGACATGTGGGCGTACAACGACGAAGCGTGGGGCAAGCTGCTCGGCGACTACAAGCCGGGCGAACTGATGGCGGAGTGGGTCGAGAACATTCCGATGAAGCGCGCGGGCAGCGGCGCGGACGTCGCGGGCCTCGTCGCGTTTCTCGCGTCGGACGACGCGTCGTACATCACCGGTCAAACGATCAACGTCGACGGTGGGATGTTCATGTCGTGA
- a CDS encoding FGGY-family carbohydrate kinase: MHYVLAIDQGTSGTKALVFDSEGQVHARGFAAVWCTHPQTGFVEQDADALFDSVLQAVKLCLAAFAGNQRDIVGVGISNQRETVVLWDDEGRPIAPAVSWQCQRSLPICERLKRDGLAPLIAEKTGLLIDPYFSGTKLIWLNENDARVREQIAQQRARFGTVDSWLLYRLTHGASYCTDYTNASRTMLFNLASREWDRELLERFDLAQLRLPELKPSATHFGETDFNGLLARPVPIVSMIGDSHAAAVGEGCLMPGVAKATMGTGSSIMMNVGDTPQTPAQGLVSTLCFATAERVDYALEGIVISAGSTPAFLKEKLHLFDDFAQAEAAFTEYDNGGVFVIPAFSGIGCPHWKYPGGAQIVGLNFSTAWQHVARAAYESIVYQIKDVIAVMEQAGNVPLRELYLDGGLVQRPFLLQYLADTLNRPVSTLALSEISAAGAAALASLETGLIGSLEEWKSKRVIARHIEPGDGVEAAARNHAQWLEWIGRL; this comes from the coding sequence ATGCACTACGTTCTGGCGATCGACCAGGGAACCAGCGGCACGAAAGCGCTTGTCTTCGATAGCGAGGGACAGGTGCATGCGCGCGGCTTCGCGGCGGTCTGGTGTACGCATCCGCAAACCGGTTTTGTCGAGCAGGACGCCGATGCGCTGTTCGATTCGGTCTTGCAGGCCGTCAAGTTGTGTCTTGCCGCATTCGCTGGCAACCAACGCGACATCGTCGGCGTAGGCATCTCGAATCAACGCGAGACGGTCGTGCTCTGGGACGACGAAGGCCGCCCGATCGCGCCGGCAGTGTCGTGGCAATGCCAGCGCTCGTTGCCAATCTGCGAGCGGTTGAAACGCGACGGCCTCGCCCCGCTGATCGCCGAGAAAACCGGCCTGCTGATCGACCCGTATTTCTCCGGCACCAAACTCATCTGGCTCAACGAAAACGATGCCCGCGTGCGCGAGCAGATCGCGCAGCAACGCGCGCGCTTCGGGACCGTCGATAGCTGGCTGCTGTATCGGCTCACACACGGTGCGTCGTACTGCACCGACTATACGAACGCGTCGCGCACGATGCTGTTCAATCTCGCTTCAAGGGAGTGGGATCGCGAACTGCTCGAACGATTCGACCTTGCACAGCTTCGGCTGCCCGAACTGAAACCGTCGGCCACGCATTTCGGCGAGACCGATTTCAACGGACTGCTCGCGCGGCCAGTGCCGATCGTTTCGATGATCGGCGATTCGCACGCGGCTGCGGTCGGCGAGGGCTGTCTGATGCCGGGGGTCGCGAAGGCGACGATGGGGACAGGCTCGTCGATCATGATGAACGTCGGCGACACACCACAGACGCCCGCGCAAGGACTCGTATCGACGCTCTGTTTCGCGACCGCCGAACGCGTCGACTACGCGCTGGAGGGCATCGTGATCAGCGCCGGTTCGACGCCTGCGTTCCTCAAGGAAAAGCTGCATCTGTTCGACGATTTCGCACAAGCCGAAGCGGCCTTCACCGAATACGACAACGGCGGCGTGTTCGTGATTCCGGCGTTCTCGGGCATCGGCTGTCCGCACTGGAAGTATCCGGGCGGCGCGCAAATCGTCGGACTCAATTTCTCGACGGCGTGGCAGCACGTCGCGCGAGCCGCGTACGAATCGATCGTCTATCAGATCAAGGATGTGATCGCCGTGATGGAGCAGGCGGGGAACGTGCCGCTGCGCGAACTGTATCTCGACGGCGGCCTTGTGCAGCGGCCGTTCCTGCTGCAATACCTCGCCGACACGTTGAACCGTCCGGTCAGCACGCTCGCGCTCAGCGAGATTTCGGCGGCCGGCGCGGCTGCGCTCGCGTCGCTCGAAACGGGGCTGATCGGATCGCTCGAAGAATGGAAGTCGAAGCGCGTGATCGCGCGACACATCGAACCCGGTGACGGCGTCGAAGCAGCGGCGCGCAATCACGCGCAGTGGCTCGAGTGGATCGGACGTCTTTAA
- a CDS encoding ABC transporter permease: MNQSNSSNPSLHPVHAKHNRRGAYKASLIAVNLLKLRIFIALFAIIIVFSFTADNFLSTGNLLIMAKHVTIVAILSIGMTLVILTGGIDLSVGSIVGISGMAAGYLLLEGIRIGHHVVFFNVFGVAVIACIIGALIGAINGYLVTALNVAPFIATLGMLYVVRGAALLVNNGSTFADLEGNAVLGNTGFEFIGNGTILGLSMPVWIMLVLAAVTIFIARKTPLGRRIYAIGGNEQAARFSGIRTHRVKLFVYTFSGFCAAIVGLVITAQLQTAHPLTGQTFELNAIAAVVLGGTALMGGRGTVFGSVVGACVISILGDGMVMCGISDFWQMVIKGLVIIFAVVIDQLQQRLQSRMVSLTA, translated from the coding sequence ATGAATCAGTCCAACAGCAGCAATCCGTCGCTGCATCCGGTGCATGCGAAGCACAACCGACGTGGCGCGTACAAGGCGTCGCTGATCGCGGTGAACCTGCTCAAGCTGCGCATCTTCATCGCGCTGTTCGCGATCATCATCGTGTTTTCGTTTACCGCCGACAATTTTCTGTCGACCGGCAATCTGCTGATCATGGCGAAGCACGTGACGATCGTCGCGATCCTGTCGATCGGCATGACGCTCGTGATTTTGACCGGCGGCATCGATCTGTCGGTGGGATCGATCGTCGGTATCAGCGGGATGGCGGCGGGGTATCTGCTGCTCGAAGGGATCAGGATTGGCCATCACGTCGTGTTCTTCAACGTGTTCGGCGTTGCGGTGATCGCGTGCATCATCGGTGCGCTGATCGGCGCGATTAACGGCTATCTGGTCACTGCGCTCAACGTCGCGCCGTTTATCGCGACGCTCGGCATGCTGTACGTCGTGCGCGGCGCCGCGCTGCTCGTGAACAACGGCAGTACGTTCGCCGACCTCGAAGGCAACGCGGTGCTCGGCAACACCGGTTTCGAATTCATCGGCAACGGCACAATCCTTGGTCTGTCGATGCCCGTGTGGATCATGCTGGTGCTCGCCGCGGTGACCATTTTCATCGCGCGCAAGACGCCGCTTGGTCGCCGGATCTACGCGATCGGCGGCAACGAGCAGGCCGCGCGTTTCTCGGGCATCCGCACGCATCGCGTGAAGCTGTTCGTCTACACGTTCTCGGGTTTCTGCGCGGCGATCGTCGGACTCGTGATCACCGCGCAGTTGCAGACCGCGCACCCGTTGACGGGTCAGACCTTCGAGCTGAACGCGATCGCAGCCGTTGTGCTTGGTGGCACCGCGCTGATGGGCGGACGCGGGACGGTGTTCGGCTCGGTGGTCGGCGCGTGCGTGATCAGTATTCTCGGCGACGGCATGGTGATGTGCGGGATCAGCGACTTCTGGCAGATGGTGATCAAGGGGCTCGTCATCATCTTCGCGGTCGTGATCGACCAGTTGCAGCAAAGGCTGCAATCGCGGATGGTTTCGTTGACCGCCTGA
- a CDS encoding sugar ABC transporter ATP-binding protein yields MSGQNETRLTNGANVIETRALSKLYPGTAALVDVDYAVRRGKVNVLIGENGAGKSTLMKLLAGAETATSGEILVDGKTAQINDVRSAEAHGIGIIFQELNLFPDMTVAENIFTGNELTSGGVIRTKDENHQAKVLLDRLQIAINPRTRLGDLYVGQQQLVEIAKALSKHIKVLIMDEPTSALSRTEVEILFKIIRQLKDEGVTVIYISHRLEEIMAIGDCITVLRNGRLVAEDDVANIDIPWIIEAMVGSSKKRFEFEQHAIGDEVLKVTDLSLKRPNGIYAVDHVSFSVRAGEVIGIYGLMGAGRTELLESLLGAQPLAIGEIELAGNAIEDLPIPRRIEAGVALVPEDRQKQGMVQLMSILENMTLSSLGKFANLLSFGALKREKQVSAANDIVQRLAIKATSVDAPITSLSGGNMQKVVIGKALLTSPKVLLMDEPTRGIDVGAKEDVYKTISLLAQSGIAVIYATSELDEAMAVSNRVFVMASGKLTAVMERSQFDSERIVRASTPATAVV; encoded by the coding sequence ATGAGCGGGCAGAACGAAACGCGGCTGACAAACGGCGCGAACGTGATCGAGACGCGCGCGCTGTCGAAGCTTTATCCCGGCACCGCCGCGCTCGTCGACGTCGACTATGCAGTGCGGCGCGGCAAGGTCAACGTGCTGATCGGCGAGAACGGCGCGGGCAAGTCGACGCTGATGAAACTGCTGGCGGGCGCGGAGACGGCGACGTCGGGCGAGATTCTCGTCGACGGCAAGACGGCGCAGATCAACGATGTGCGCAGCGCCGAAGCGCACGGCATCGGCATCATCTTTCAGGAACTGAATCTGTTCCCCGACATGACGGTCGCGGAAAACATCTTCACCGGCAACGAGCTGACGAGCGGCGGTGTGATCCGCACGAAGGACGAGAACCATCAGGCGAAGGTGCTGCTCGACCGGCTGCAGATTGCGATCAATCCGCGCACGCGGCTCGGCGATCTGTACGTCGGGCAGCAGCAGCTGGTCGAAATCGCGAAGGCGCTGTCGAAGCACATCAAGGTGCTGATCATGGACGAACCGACGTCCGCGCTGTCGCGCACCGAGGTCGAGATTCTGTTCAAGATCATCCGTCAGTTGAAGGACGAAGGTGTGACGGTGATCTACATCTCGCACCGCCTCGAAGAAATCATGGCGATCGGCGATTGCATCACCGTGCTGCGCAACGGCCGGCTCGTCGCCGAGGACGACGTCGCGAACATCGACATTCCGTGGATCATCGAGGCGATGGTCGGCTCGTCGAAGAAGCGCTTCGAGTTCGAGCAGCACGCGATCGGCGACGAAGTGCTGAAGGTCACCGACCTGTCGCTGAAACGTCCGAACGGTATCTATGCGGTCGATCACGTGTCGTTCTCGGTGCGTGCGGGCGAAGTGATTGGCATCTACGGGCTGATGGGCGCGGGCCGCACGGAATTGCTCGAATCGTTGCTCGGCGCGCAGCCGCTTGCGATCGGCGAGATCGAACTGGCCGGCAACGCGATCGAAGACCTGCCGATTCCACGTCGCATCGAAGCAGGCGTCGCGCTCGTGCCGGAGGACCGTCAAAAGCAGGGGATGGTCCAGCTGATGTCGATCCTCGAAAACATGACGCTGTCGAGCCTCGGCAAATTCGCGAACCTGCTGTCGTTCGGCGCGTTGAAGCGTGAGAAGCAGGTGAGCGCCGCGAACGACATCGTCCAGCGTCTCGCGATCAAGGCCACGTCGGTCGATGCGCCGATCACGTCACTGTCGGGCGGCAACATGCAGAAGGTAGTGATCGGCAAGGCGCTGCTCACGTCGCCGAAAGTGCTGCTGATGGACGAACCGACGCGCGGCATCGACGTCGGTGCGAAGGAAGACGTTTATAAAACGATCAGCCTGCTCGCGCAGTCGGGCATCGCCGTCATCTACGCGACGTCCGAACTGGACGAAGCGATGGCGGTGTCCAACCGGGTCTTCGTGATGGCGAGCGGCAAGCTGACCGCAGTCATGGAGCGTTCGCAATTCGACAGCGAGCGCATCGTACGCGCGTCGACGCCCGCGACCGCGGTGGTCTGA
- a CDS encoding DUF2291 family protein, with product MVPSVRAARAASRIASSNAAFCLTLLLGVVSIAGCHVVTDQELAAIRAQGQHHGPDPAKVFTDQMIPYADKNAKPAAQVIGALNQNFDDACKQYGFRQSQAFPCNFWIRVQGKVTRVDTASRVGKAYVDVTPATGGDAVHVALETGPVVIGTGVRDGFPGVKYSDFDDQTRFAAFGQAINKLVVERAQTSLKLKVGDTVDVAAVYSSWSEPTGEIRAIPVAWK from the coding sequence ATGGTTCCATCCGTTCGCGCAGCGCGAGCCGCATCGCGAATTGCATCTTCGAATGCGGCGTTTTGTCTGACGTTGCTGTTGGGCGTGGTGTCGATCGCGGGCTGTCACGTCGTGACCGACCAGGAGCTGGCCGCGATCCGCGCGCAGGGTCAGCATCACGGTCCCGATCCGGCGAAGGTCTTCACCGACCAGATGATTCCGTACGCGGACAAGAACGCGAAGCCCGCCGCGCAGGTGATCGGCGCGCTCAACCAGAATTTCGACGATGCGTGCAAGCAGTACGGCTTTCGCCAGAGTCAGGCGTTTCCTTGCAACTTCTGGATTCGCGTGCAGGGCAAGGTCACGCGCGTCGATACGGCGTCGCGGGTCGGCAAGGCGTACGTCGACGTGACGCCGGCAACCGGCGGAGACGCCGTTCATGTCGCGCTCGAAACCGGACCGGTCGTGATCGGCACCGGCGTACGCGACGGCTTTCCAGGCGTGAAGTACAGCGACTTCGACGACCAGACGCGCTTCGCCGCATTCGGTCAGGCGATCAACAAGCTGGTGGTGGAACGCGCGCAGACATCGTTGAAGCTGAAGGTCGGCGACACGGTGGACGTCGCCGCCGTCTACAGCAGCTGGAGCGAGCCGACGGGCGAAATCCGCGCGATCCCGGTGGCGTGGAAATGA